The Opitutales bacterium ASA1 genome window below encodes:
- the coaE gene encoding dephospho-CoA kinase, with protein MLIGLTGGIGCGKSTVGTMFAELGFGRVDSDEIVRELLRSDGDTLAEIRATFGEGVFDGSGGIDRRKMAAVVFPDPDALRRLEAILHPRVRRAWKTACAARPPREWVVEIPLLFEKGLEKEVDFTVCVASDPGVQAQRLASRGLSPQEVSQRVARQLPLAQKIERADFVVTNNGSLTFLRNQVVRLTSISFASARV; from the coding sequence ATGCTGATCGGGCTCACGGGTGGGATCGGCTGTGGTAAGTCGACGGTCGGGACGATGTTCGCCGAACTGGGCTTCGGGCGGGTGGATTCCGACGAGATCGTGCGCGAACTGTTGCGCAGCGACGGCGACACGCTCGCCGAGATTCGGGCGACGTTCGGGGAGGGTGTCTTCGATGGATCGGGAGGGATCGATCGTCGGAAGATGGCGGCGGTGGTGTTTCCCGACCCGGACGCGTTGCGGCGTTTGGAAGCGATCCTTCATCCCCGCGTGCGCCGTGCGTGGAAGACGGCTTGTGCGGCCCGTCCACCTCGCGAGTGGGTCGTCGAGATTCCTTTGCTGTTCGAGAAGGGGCTGGAGAAAGAGGTTGATTTCACCGTGTGCGTGGCCTCTGATCCCGGGGTTCAGGCGCAGCGGCTCGCAAGCCGCGGGTTGTCGCCGCAGGAGGTATCGCAGCGCGTCGCGCGGCAACTTCCCTTGGCTCAAAAGATCGAGCGGGCTGATTTTGTCGTCACCAACAATGGCAGCCTGACATTTCTTCGGAACCAGGTCGTTCGGCTCACATCCATCTCCTTCGCAAGCGCACGCGTCTGA
- a CDS encoding YifB family Mg chelatase-like AAA ATPase, whose translation MLATVLSAALQGIEAVPVQVEVNTGESGDPKLILVGLPDAAVKESDDRVFSALANSGFRPPTTRTTINLAPGDLRKEGPIYDLPIALGILAAGQRLQFPERLRDYLIAGELSLSGATRPIRGALAMAMLARSEGRKGILLPTLSAREAALVEDFPVYAIDSITDAVAFLDARREFAPVSPEQTQDSTRPTDDFSEIKGQAALRRAVEVAVAGSHNLIMVGPPGSGKSMIAKRIPTIMPRPSLEEFIEILAVHSAAGRTLQGEIEHLSRPFRSPHHTISDVGLLGGGTIPGPGEISLAHHGVLFLDELPEFKRSALEVMRQPLEDGHVTISRSAGKVTLPCSVMLVAAMNPCPCGYLGDSRRECRCSPTQIQRYRARISGPLLDRIDIHIEAPALGFDELRSDKTGETSTSIRERVERARVFQMQRFAGTRVRSNARMSHAQIRKHCAVDAAMGDLLQHAMEQLSLSARAYDRILKVARTIADLAGAERIGQPHLMEAIQYRSLDRNVFY comes from the coding sequence ATGCTCGCCACCGTCCTGTCCGCCGCCTTGCAGGGAATCGAAGCCGTGCCCGTGCAAGTCGAGGTCAACACCGGAGAGAGTGGAGATCCGAAACTGATCTTGGTGGGACTGCCCGATGCGGCGGTAAAGGAATCGGACGACCGTGTGTTCTCCGCTCTGGCCAACAGCGGCTTCCGGCCCCCGACGACGCGCACCACGATCAATCTCGCCCCCGGCGATCTCCGCAAGGAGGGTCCCATCTACGATCTGCCCATTGCGCTCGGCATCCTCGCGGCCGGCCAGCGGCTCCAGTTTCCGGAGCGGCTGCGCGACTACCTCATCGCAGGCGAATTGAGCCTTTCGGGCGCGACGCGCCCCATCCGCGGCGCACTCGCGATGGCCATGCTGGCCCGCAGCGAGGGTCGCAAAGGGATTCTGTTGCCCACGCTCTCGGCTCGCGAGGCGGCGTTGGTCGAAGACTTTCCCGTCTACGCGATCGACTCCATCACCGACGCGGTTGCCTTCCTCGACGCGCGCCGCGAGTTCGCACCCGTTTCGCCCGAGCAAACGCAGGACTCGACGCGGCCGACCGACGACTTTTCCGAAATCAAGGGACAAGCCGCCTTGCGCCGCGCCGTCGAGGTGGCCGTGGCCGGCAGTCACAATCTGATCATGGTCGGCCCTCCGGGCTCTGGAAAATCGATGATCGCGAAGCGTATCCCGACGATCATGCCGCGCCCGTCGCTCGAAGAGTTCATCGAAATCCTCGCGGTGCACTCCGCCGCCGGTCGCACCCTGCAAGGCGAGATCGAACACCTCTCGCGCCCTTTCCGTTCGCCCCATCATACGATCAGCGATGTCGGTCTGCTCGGCGGAGGCACAATCCCAGGCCCCGGCGAAATCAGCCTCGCACATCACGGCGTGCTGTTCCTCGACGAACTTCCGGAGTTCAAACGCTCCGCGCTCGAAGTGATGCGCCAACCCTTGGAGGACGGTCACGTCACGATCTCGCGCAGCGCAGGGAAAGTGACGCTGCCGTGCTCGGTCATGCTCGTAGCCGCGATGAATCCGTGCCCGTGCGGCTATCTCGGAGACTCTCGGCGTGAATGTCGCTGCTCGCCGACGCAGATCCAACGCTACCGCGCTCGCATCAGCGGGCCGCTGTTGGACCGGATCGACATTCACATCGAAGCACCCGCATTGGGATTCGACGAGTTGCGCTCCGACAAGACGGGAGAAACCTCGACCTCGATTCGCGAGCGCGTCGAGCGAGCCCGAGTGTTCCAAATGCAACGTTTCGCCGGCACGCGCGTGCGGTCCAATGCCCGGATGTCGCACGCGCAGATTCGCAAGCATTGCGCTGTCGATGCCGCCATGGGCGACCTGCTCCAACACGCGATGGAGCAACTGTCGCTCTCCGCCCGCGCATACGACAGAATCCTCAAGGTCGCACGAACGATCGCCGACTTGGCGGGTGCCGAACGCATCGGCCAACCGCACCTCATGGAGGCGATCCAGTACCGAAGCCTGGATCGCAACGTGTTCTACTGA
- the ndk gene encoding nucleoside-diphosphate kinase produces MAQEKTLIICKPDCMEKGHVGDVISRFESAGFEIIGCKLARLQASQLREHYAHVADKPFYPDIEAFMSRRPVVILALRGEGIVDKVRELLGPTDSRKAAKGTIRGDFGTDMMVNVVHASDSVDNGLKEIARFFRPEEVHA; encoded by the coding sequence ATGGCTCAGGAAAAAACCCTCATCATCTGCAAACCGGACTGCATGGAAAAAGGTCACGTCGGTGACGTGATCTCTCGTTTCGAGTCGGCAGGTTTCGAAATCATCGGGTGCAAGCTCGCTCGCCTTCAGGCTTCGCAATTGCGCGAACATTACGCGCATGTGGCGGACAAGCCGTTCTATCCCGACATCGAAGCGTTCATGAGCCGTCGCCCTGTCGTCATACTCGCTCTTCGCGGCGAAGGCATCGTCGACAAAGTCCGCGAGTTGCTCGGACCAACGGATTCGCGGAAGGCGGCCAAAGGCACTATTCGCGGCGACTTCGGCACCGACATGATGGTGAACGTCGTCCACGCCTCCGATTCCGTCGATAACGGGCTCAAGGAAATCGCTCGCTTCTTTCGCCCCGAAGAAGTCCACGCCTGA
- the fabF_2 gene encoding beta-ketoacyl-ACP synthase II gives MNEPLPRRRIVVTGLGVVSAVGNGPEAFWEGLISGRSGIDRITAFDTSDYPCKIGAEVRDFDPCAWMDPKEARRNDRYTQFAVAAAKQGIRDAGIDLGAIDGDRCGVFVGSGIGGIITIETQARVLFERGPRKVSPFMIPSLIANIASGVVAIELGARGPNFSIVSACASSTHSIGESLKTLRAGEADIMIAGGAEAPITGLGYAGFCSMKAMSIRNEEPQRASRPFDRGRDGFVMGEGAGVLVLETLEHARARGARIYCELAGYGASCDAFHITQPDTAGRGLALAMRSALRSAGMTADEVDYINAHGTSTPYNDKFETAAIKQVYGEHARRLLVSSTKSMTGHLLGAAGAIEAAATVKAIASGIVPPTINLDTPDPECDLDYVPHKARSASVRAAMSNNLGFGGQNAALVFRRLD, from the coding sequence ATGAACGAGCCGCTTCCCCGCCGTCGTATCGTAGTTACCGGTCTCGGAGTGGTATCTGCCGTCGGCAACGGTCCGGAGGCCTTCTGGGAAGGCTTGATTTCGGGCAGGTCGGGTATCGATCGTATTACGGCTTTCGACACCTCCGACTACCCGTGCAAGATCGGGGCAGAGGTGCGGGATTTCGACCCGTGCGCCTGGATGGACCCGAAGGAGGCGAGGCGCAACGACCGCTACACGCAATTCGCCGTCGCCGCAGCCAAACAGGGAATTCGGGACGCGGGAATCGATCTCGGTGCGATCGACGGCGACCGGTGCGGCGTTTTCGTGGGATCGGGCATCGGAGGCATCATCACCATCGAGACGCAGGCGCGCGTCCTCTTCGAACGCGGACCGCGCAAAGTGTCTCCCTTCATGATCCCGTCGCTCATCGCCAACATCGCCAGCGGTGTCGTGGCGATCGAGTTGGGTGCGCGCGGCCCGAATTTCTCCATCGTGAGCGCTTGCGCGAGTTCGACCCACAGCATCGGCGAATCGCTCAAGACGCTTCGAGCCGGCGAGGCGGACATCATGATCGCCGGGGGTGCGGAGGCTCCGATCACCGGTCTCGGCTACGCGGGCTTTTGCTCGATGAAGGCGATGTCGATCCGGAACGAAGAACCGCAGCGCGCGAGCCGACCGTTCGACCGTGGACGAGACGGTTTCGTGATGGGAGAGGGGGCGGGAGTGCTCGTCCTCGAGACTCTGGAGCATGCGCGGGCTCGCGGGGCGCGCATCTACTGCGAACTCGCCGGATACGGTGCGTCGTGCGATGCGTTCCACATCACTCAACCCGATACTGCGGGCCGAGGCCTCGCGCTCGCGATGCGCTCGGCCTTGCGCTCGGCTGGAATGACGGCGGACGAGGTCGATTACATCAACGCCCACGGCACCTCCACGCCGTACAACGACAAGTTCGAGACTGCCGCCATCAAGCAAGTCTACGGCGAACACGCGCGGCGGCTTCTCGTCAGTTCGACCAAGTCGATGACCGGCCACTTGCTCGGGGCCGCAGGGGCGATCGAAGCCGCCGCCACGGTCAAGGCCATCGCTTCCGGCATCGTTCCGCCGACGATCAATCTCGATACACCGGACCCCGAGTGCGATCTCGACTACGTGCCTCACAAAGCGCGCTCGGCCTCGGTGCGAGCGGCGATGAGCAACAACCTCGGTTTCGGTGGACAGAACGCGGCGCTCGTCTTTCGACGTCTCGATTAG
- the acpP gene encoding acyl carrier protein — translation MADNESIEQRVKKIIVNQLNVNEEQITPEASFLDDLGADSLDTVELIMAFEEEFKDEIKGEIPESEAEKLQTVGDVIKYITEKAAAAS, via the coding sequence ATGGCTGACAACGAGAGCATCGAACAGCGCGTCAAGAAGATCATCGTTAACCAACTCAACGTTAACGAAGAGCAGATCACTCCGGAGGCGTCGTTTCTCGATGACCTCGGGGCGGATTCGCTCGATACCGTCGAACTCATCATGGCCTTCGAGGAGGAGTTCAAGGATGAGATCAAGGGAGAGATTCCCGAGTCCGAAGCCGAGAAGCTTCAGACCGTCGGTGATGTGATCAAGTACATCACCGAGAAGGCTGCTGCGGCCTCTTGA
- the fabG_2 gene encoding 3-oxoacyl-[acyl-carrier-protein] reductase has protein sequence MTSETRTAVVTGAGRGIGRAIAEGLAARGITVVCVSKNPESCSAAADAIKASGGNARALAVDVSSGAEVAKACTGLIEEFRTIDILVNNAGITRDGLLLRMSEDDWNSVIQTNLSSCFFWMKGLIQPMVRKRWGRIVNIASVSGITGLPGQINYSAAKAGMIGLTKAAAKEFASRTITVNAVAPGFIKTDMTSSMSEGETAKEIISRIPLKRFGEAGDVASLVTYLCSDEAAYITGQVFTVDGGMVM, from the coding sequence ATGACATCCGAAACCCGCACTGCCGTGGTCACCGGGGCCGGCAGAGGCATCGGCCGCGCCATCGCCGAAGGCCTCGCTGCCCGAGGTATCACCGTCGTGTGCGTGAGCAAGAATCCGGAGAGTTGCAGTGCCGCTGCGGATGCGATCAAGGCATCCGGAGGCAACGCCCGTGCTCTCGCGGTCGACGTCTCCTCCGGAGCCGAGGTCGCGAAGGCCTGCACCGGCTTGATCGAGGAGTTCAGGACGATCGACATCCTCGTCAACAACGCCGGCATCACGCGCGACGGGCTGCTCTTGCGCATGAGCGAGGACGACTGGAATTCCGTCATCCAGACCAACCTGAGCAGTTGCTTCTTTTGGATGAAGGGCTTGATCCAGCCCATGGTGCGCAAACGTTGGGGGCGGATCGTGAACATCGCGTCCGTCTCCGGAATCACTGGTCTACCTGGGCAGATCAACTATTCCGCCGCCAAGGCGGGAATGATCGGCTTGACCAAGGCGGCAGCCAAAGAGTTCGCCTCCCGCACGATCACCGTCAACGCGGTCGCGCCCGGATTCATCAAGACGGACATGACGTCCTCGATGTCCGAAGGCGAAACCGCCAAGGAAATCATCTCGCGCATCCCTCTCAAACGCTTCGGCGAAGCAGGGGATGTCGCGTCACTCGTCACCTACCTCTGCAGCGATGAAGCCGCCTATATCACCGGGCAGGTTTTTACCGTTGACGGCGGCATGGTGATGTGA
- the folD gene encoding bifunctional methylenetetrahydrofolate dehydrogenase/methenyltetrahydrofolate cyclohydrolase FolD produces the protein MQLIDGNAIASAIIAELAAEIAAFPPEAPRPCIAFIRVGDDPASVSYVNKKNRTAAEIGMQTRLVLLPENVTKHDLDSAIDSLNADPTVHGILIQAPLPPHLDETEAFRRVRPEKDVDGLGTVNLGKIAQDDDTGFVCCTPAGIMELLARADVPLAGKHVVVLGRSLLVGKPVALLALQKHAGANATVTVCHSRTRDLPSITRQADVLVAAIGRAEFVTADMVKPGAVVIDVGINRIADPTRKAGYRLTGDVDFKGVSQVAGKITPVPGGVGPMTVAMLMRNTLKAARLAGR, from the coding sequence ATGCAACTGATCGACGGCAACGCCATAGCTTCCGCCATCATCGCCGAACTCGCTGCCGAGATCGCCGCCTTTCCGCCGGAAGCACCACGCCCGTGCATCGCCTTCATCCGCGTCGGCGACGACCCGGCTTCGGTTTCCTACGTCAACAAGAAGAACCGCACCGCCGCCGAGATCGGCATGCAAACCCGGCTCGTGCTTCTTCCCGAAAACGTCACGAAACACGACCTCGACTCAGCGATCGACTCTCTCAACGCCGACCCGACCGTCCACGGCATCCTCATCCAAGCTCCGCTCCCGCCCCATCTCGACGAGACCGAAGCGTTTCGCCGTGTCCGCCCGGAAAAGGACGTCGACGGACTCGGCACGGTCAACCTCGGCAAGATCGCACAAGACGACGACACCGGCTTCGTCTGCTGCACCCCGGCCGGAATCATGGAACTGCTCGCCCGTGCCGACGTCCCGCTCGCGGGCAAACACGTCGTCGTGCTCGGGCGCAGTCTGCTCGTCGGCAAACCAGTCGCGCTGCTCGCCCTGCAGAAACACGCAGGGGCCAACGCCACCGTCACGGTCTGTCACTCGCGCACGCGCGATCTTCCGAGCATCACGCGCCAAGCCGACGTCCTCGTCGCCGCCATCGGCCGGGCCGAATTCGTCACCGCCGACATGGTCAAGCCCGGTGCCGTCGTCATCGACGTCGGCATCAACCGCATTGCGGATCCCACGCGCAAGGCCGGATACCGGCTCACCGGCGACGTCGATTTCAAGGGAGTTTCACAAGTGGCCGGGAAGATCACTCCAGTACCTGGTGGCGTGGGTCCCATGACGGTCGCAATGCTCATGCGCAACACCCTTAAAGCCGCGCGACTCGCAGGTCGTTAG
- a CDS encoding response regulator, translated as MRRPRFRSLPVTKIPKILVVDDQPVNILLMRKKLEHEGMDVVTAQSGRECLDIVGATMPDLILLDIMMPGMDGVQVCAALKNREDTKSIPVIFLTARDSRAGKLEGLSVGAVDYITKPVDLEETVARVRSQLRFHAMFRENLELTQRLSEARRAASLGALSQGISHNLNNLLGVIYGYLELAKMNTHKPEPLGKHLAKIDEAVVRMTRIIRQVTAVSTQTRIVQTSLPVRALVENAVVRFRGDHTLPAAVVVDDRTHGALVQANVETFEEALAKILVNAWESYGTEPPEDAVIEIEIENSVRDGRAFITFAVHDRGNGLDPTVRDNVFEPFVSTKSTVGVGMGLTIARHGIRNLGGDITLESRSGGGVTARIHLPTAVATASAA; from the coding sequence ATGCGCCGACCGCGCTTCCGATCTCTCCCTGTGACGAAAATACCCAAGATCCTCGTCGTCGACGACCAGCCGGTAAACATCCTCCTCATGCGCAAAAAGCTCGAGCATGAGGGCATGGACGTCGTCACTGCCCAAAGCGGCCGCGAGTGCCTCGACATCGTCGGGGCCACGATGCCGGACCTCATCCTCCTCGACATCATGATGCCGGGCATGGACGGCGTACAGGTCTGTGCTGCGCTCAAGAACCGCGAAGACACGAAGTCCATCCCCGTCATTTTCCTCACCGCCCGCGACAGCCGCGCCGGCAAGCTCGAAGGACTCTCCGTCGGAGCCGTCGACTACATCACCAAACCCGTCGACCTCGAAGAAACCGTCGCTCGCGTCCGTTCGCAGCTCCGGTTTCACGCCATGTTCAGGGAAAACCTCGAGCTGACCCAGCGCCTCAGCGAAGCCCGTCGCGCCGCCTCGCTCGGAGCCCTTTCTCAAGGCATTTCCCACAACCTCAACAACCTGCTCGGAGTCATCTACGGCTACCTCGAACTCGCCAAGATGAACACGCACAAACCCGAGCCGCTCGGCAAACACCTCGCCAAGATCGATGAAGCGGTCGTTCGCATGACTCGCATCATCCGGCAGGTCACCGCCGTCTCCACCCAGACGCGGATCGTGCAGACGTCCCTCCCGGTGCGAGCGCTCGTCGAGAACGCGGTGGTTCGGTTTCGTGGCGATCACACCCTCCCGGCCGCCGTCGTCGTCGACGATCGCACGCACGGAGCGCTCGTCCAAGCCAACGTCGAGACCTTCGAAGAAGCACTCGCCAAGATCCTCGTCAACGCGTGGGAGAGCTACGGCACCGAACCGCCCGAAGACGCGGTGATCGAGATCGAAATCGAGAACTCCGTGCGGGACGGTCGCGCCTTCATCACGTTCGCCGTACACGATCGCGGCAACGGCCTTGACCCCACCGTCCGCGACAACGTATTCGAGCCCTTCGTGAGCACCAAGAGCACAGTCGGTGTCGGCATGGGCCTGACCATCGCGCGCCACGGGATCCGCAATCTCGGAGGCGACATCACACTCGAATCGCGCAGCGGCGGTGGCGTCACCGCCCGCATTCATCTCCCCACGGCTGTCGCTACCGCATCCGCGGCATGA
- the proC gene encoding pyrroline-5-carboxylate reductase, with product MTRWAFLGAGAMAGAMVRGLLSSGRAKPSDIVCIGGADPTAVNLARATGIEVAADFATLLTSADVLVLACKPQNLADLPDELATLTSGRLVVSIIAGKRLETLHRRFPHARNLVRVMPNTPGQIGTGISGWCAHDPLTDADERTLLQLLHALGKAVAVSEPDMDAVTAVSGSGPAYVFEFAAALREAGIHAGLEPATATLLAQETLLGAARLLAESHDTAETLRDRVTSPNGTTYAALQVLLAHDFRGLFREAVAAATKRSRELSVDS from the coding sequence ATGACCCGCTGGGCATTTCTCGGCGCGGGTGCCATGGCCGGAGCCATGGTGCGTGGACTCCTTTCCAGCGGACGGGCGAAGCCTTCCGACATCGTCTGCATCGGCGGTGCCGATCCCACCGCGGTCAACTTGGCCCGAGCCACCGGCATAGAAGTCGCAGCCGACTTTGCCACGCTGCTCACTTCGGCCGATGTCCTCGTCTTAGCCTGCAAACCTCAGAATCTCGCGGATCTGCCCGACGAACTCGCCACCCTCACATCCGGTCGGCTCGTCGTCTCCATCATCGCCGGCAAGCGCCTCGAGACACTCCACCGCCGCTTCCCTCACGCACGCAACCTCGTCCGCGTCATGCCCAATACCCCGGGCCAGATCGGCACCGGAATCTCCGGTTGGTGCGCGCACGACCCGCTCACCGACGCGGACGAACGCACGCTCCTCCAGCTCCTCCACGCCTTGGGCAAAGCCGTCGCCGTTTCCGAACCGGACATGGACGCCGTCACCGCCGTCAGCGGCAGCGGCCCGGCCTACGTCTTCGAGTTTGCCGCCGCCCTTCGCGAAGCCGGCATCCACGCCGGACTCGAGCCTGCGACCGCGACCCTGCTCGCGCAGGAAACACTGCTCGGAGCCGCACGGCTTCTGGCGGAATCGCACGACACCGCCGAAACCCTCCGCGACCGCGTCACCTCACCCAACGGCACCACCTACGCCGCGCTCCAAGTCCTGCTCGCGCACGATTTCCGGGGCCTGTTTCGAGAAGCAGTCGCCGCCGCGACGAAGCGTTCGCGCGAACTCTCTGTCGACTCCTGA
- a CDS encoding ATP-dependent RecD-like DNA helicase produces the protein MPTTDLPAGSSLQGVLERIVFLNEENHYTIAEFRPDDDSAKITIIGALPGVQCGETLALRGEWIRHPQHGDQFKIAGFESQLPSTVYGIRKYLGSGLVHGIGKAYAKKIVDRFGTDTLRVISEESGLLKTVPGIGAQRAAAIKKAWDEQSALREVMVFLQTYGATVGQCLRLVKRYGSQAKAVLSREPYRVAREIDGIGFKTADRIAVNLGFANDSPARLDAGILFALDDLQDEGHTAYPESELVSAAAEMLGTHPDLVRLRLAALLERKELLRFVPPAHEWSGEDPSPLFQLPVNERAESSIAMVLDRLARAPSCLPAIKIDAAVEWAQQRAGFEFAEKQAEAIRHALAHKVFVLTGGPGTGKTTILRALVDILRAKKVRVHLAAPTGRAAQRLAESTGGFAQTIHRLLKFDPEKGGFTADSDHPLATDFLVVDEASMLDVRLASALFRAVPGQAHLVLVGDVDQLPSVGAGSVLGDLIRSARIPVVRLEAIYRQKSWSLIVSTAHAVNRGEVQYPPTIEDPDALDTSRDMAFVAAHTPEECVSHVLALATRVLPSRTGLDPRNDIQVLAPMHKGVAGVANLNLRLQEALATDPHAPTLRGPLGSFRAGDKIIQLRNNYDKGLFNGDIGRILSVDTTDSTLEVDFDGEKHVLERSDLSDIGLAYAISIHKSQGSEYPSVVVPLLKQHFVMLQRTLLYTAITRGKRRVILVGDPAAYAMAIRNVDSRRRFTTLAFRLAGVGT, from the coding sequence GTGCCCACGACCGACTTGCCCGCCGGCTCTTCGCTCCAAGGCGTCCTCGAGCGCATCGTTTTCCTCAACGAGGAAAACCACTACACCATCGCCGAATTCCGTCCCGACGACGATTCCGCGAAAATCACGATCATCGGCGCGCTTCCGGGCGTGCAGTGCGGCGAAACCCTCGCCCTACGCGGCGAATGGATCCGTCACCCGCAGCACGGCGACCAATTCAAGATCGCTGGTTTCGAATCCCAACTTCCCTCCACCGTCTACGGCATCCGCAAATACCTCGGCAGTGGGCTCGTCCACGGCATCGGCAAGGCCTACGCCAAGAAAATCGTCGACCGTTTCGGCACCGACACGCTTCGCGTCATCTCCGAAGAGTCCGGTCTCCTCAAAACCGTCCCGGGCATCGGTGCGCAACGCGCCGCCGCCATCAAAAAAGCGTGGGATGAACAGAGCGCTCTGCGCGAGGTGATGGTGTTTCTCCAAACCTACGGCGCGACGGTCGGCCAGTGCCTCCGCTTGGTGAAACGTTACGGATCGCAAGCCAAAGCCGTGCTCTCGCGCGAACCCTACCGCGTCGCCCGCGAGATCGACGGCATCGGCTTCAAGACCGCCGACCGTATCGCCGTCAACCTCGGCTTCGCCAACGACAGCCCCGCTCGCCTCGACGCCGGCATCCTCTTCGCCCTAGACGACCTCCAAGACGAAGGACACACCGCCTATCCCGAGAGCGAACTCGTCTCCGCCGCAGCCGAAATGCTCGGCACACACCCCGACCTCGTCCGCCTGCGACTCGCCGCCCTCCTCGAACGCAAAGAACTCCTGCGTTTCGTCCCTCCAGCCCACGAATGGTCGGGCGAAGACCCCTCTCCTCTCTTCCAGCTACCCGTCAACGAACGCGCCGAGTCGTCCATCGCCATGGTTCTCGACCGACTCGCGCGCGCCCCCTCCTGCCTGCCTGCCATCAAAATCGACGCCGCCGTCGAGTGGGCACAACAACGCGCCGGCTTCGAGTTCGCGGAAAAGCAGGCCGAAGCCATCCGCCACGCCCTCGCCCACAAGGTCTTCGTCCTCACCGGCGGTCCCGGCACCGGCAAGACGACCATCCTCCGCGCGTTGGTCGACATCCTTCGCGCCAAGAAGGTCCGCGTCCACCTCGCCGCGCCGACCGGACGAGCCGCACAACGACTCGCCGAAAGCACGGGCGGCTTCGCCCAGACGATCCACCGCTTGCTCAAGTTCGACCCCGAGAAAGGCGGCTTCACCGCCGACTCCGATCACCCCCTCGCCACCGACTTCCTCGTCGTCGACGAAGCCTCGATGCTCGACGTCCGCCTCGCCTCCGCCTTGTTCAGAGCCGTTCCCGGCCAAGCCCATCTCGTCCTCGTCGGCGACGTCGACCAGCTCCCCTCCGTCGGTGCCGGCTCCGTATTGGGAGATCTGATACGCAGCGCCCGCATCCCCGTCGTCCGGCTCGAAGCGATCTACCGGCAAAAATCGTGGAGCCTCATCGTCTCCACCGCGCACGCCGTCAATCGCGGCGAAGTCCAATATCCGCCCACGATCGAAGACCCCGACGCGCTCGACACCTCCCGCGACATGGCCTTCGTCGCCGCCCACACCCCCGAAGAATGCGTCTCCCACGTCCTCGCCTTGGCCACCCGCGTCCTCCCCTCCCGCACCGGACTCGATCCGCGCAACGACATCCAAGTCCTCGCTCCCATGCACAAAGGCGTGGCCGGCGTCGCCAACCTCAACCTACGCCTCCAAGAAGCCCTCGCGACCGACCCGCATGCGCCCACCCTCCGCGGTCCCCTCGGTAGCTTCCGCGCCGGCGACAAGATCATCCAACTGCGCAATAACTACGACAAGGGCCTCTTCAACGGCGACATCGGCCGTATCCTTTCCGTCGATACGACGGACTCCACCCTCGAAGTCGACTTCGACGGAGAAAAACACGTCCTTGAACGCTCCGACCTGAGCGACATCGGTCTCGCCTACGCCATCAGTATCCACAAATCCCAAGGATCGGAATACCCCTCCGTCGTCGTGCCGCTGCTCAAACAGCACTTCGTCATGCTCCAGCGCACGCTCCTCTACACCGCGATCACACGCGGCAAACGCCGCGTGATCCTCGTCGGCGATCCCGCCGCTTACGCCATGGCCATCCGCAACGTCGACAGCCGTCGCCGCTTCACCACGCTCGCATTCCGCCTCGCCGGCGTCGGGACGTGA